The proteins below are encoded in one region of Phycisphaerales bacterium:
- a CDS encoding SDR family oxidoreductase: MLDLTGKRALVAGASRGIGRATAEALARHGAAVTLLARDGEMLASVHAGLADVEGRCHHWFSADFLQLEQLRKLVEKHVDESGGIDILINNSGGPAPGPAIEADVEAYAAAFSQHLLCNQVLAQTVTPSMRNQSWGRIINIISTSVIMPIGNLGVSNTIRGAVGNWSRTLARELGPDGITVNNVLPGFTRTDRLKGMMSKLAERQGTTQKEAEEMVMATVPARRFAEPGELADLVVYLSSQQAGYINGVSIPVDGGRLAAQPGLGQK; the protein is encoded by the coding sequence ATGCTTGATCTCACAGGAAAACGTGCTCTGGTTGCTGGAGCGAGTCGTGGTATTGGACGTGCAACCGCCGAGGCCCTTGCTCGGCATGGTGCCGCCGTAACACTCTTGGCTCGCGATGGCGAAATGTTGGCTTCGGTTCATGCTGGCTTGGCAGATGTTGAGGGGCGCTGCCATCACTGGTTCTCAGCCGACTTCTTGCAGCTCGAGCAGTTGCGGAAGCTTGTCGAGAAGCATGTCGATGAATCTGGTGGTATTGATATCTTGATCAATAACTCTGGAGGGCCGGCGCCTGGCCCTGCAATTGAAGCTGATGTTGAGGCTTATGCTGCAGCCTTTTCGCAGCACTTGCTCTGTAATCAGGTGCTTGCTCAGACGGTGACGCCGTCAATGCGAAATCAGAGCTGGGGAAGAATTATCAATATTATTTCTACTTCAGTCATCATGCCAATTGGCAACCTTGGTGTTTCAAATACGATTCGGGGTGCAGTAGGCAATTGGTCGCGCACACTCGCTCGAGAGCTCGGTCCCGATGGTATTACGGTCAATAATGTTCTTCCGGGTTTTACAAGAACAGATCGTTTAAAAGGCATGATGAGTAAGTTGGCGGAACGTCAGGGCACAACACAAAAAGAAGCAGAAGAAATGGTCATGGCCACTGTGCCAGCCCGGCGTTTTGCTGAGCCAGGAGAGTTGGCAGATCTTGTTGTTTATCTTTCCTCACAACAGGCTGGTTACATTAATGGAGTGAGTATTCCTGTTGATGGTGGCCGACTTGCGGCGCAGCCAGGATTGGGTCAGAAGTGA
- the rplU gene encoding 50S ribosomal protein L21, with translation MYAIVEDSGTQIRMTEGEVIDIDLRDLGEKAKTVTFDRVLLVSDTNKKSAAKVGQPYLDGASVKADVLDQIKDDKIDVIKFKRRKGYKRKQGHRQGYLRVRVSKITAA, from the coding sequence ATGTACGCCATCGTCGAAGACAGCGGAACTCAGATCAGAATGACCGAAGGCGAGGTCATTGATATCGATCTACGTGACCTTGGCGAAAAAGCCAAGACGGTCACATTCGATCGCGTCCTTCTTGTCAGCGATACCAACAAGAAGAGTGCTGCCAAGGTGGGCCAACCTTATCTTGATGGCGCATCAGTAAAAGCTGACGTTCTTGACCAAATCAAAGATGACAAAATTGATGTCATCAAGTTCAAACGTCGCAAGGGCTACAAGCGTAAACAAGGCCACCGCCAAGGCTACCTGCGTGTACGTGTAAGCAAGATCACTGCTGCCTAA
- a CDS encoding amidohydrolase family protein: protein MIIDLHTQIWSHLDQLGPNVAALFRERDKQQSGRSDGAPQRHEREMQCVDISVVLGYRSQRTGALVPNELVAEYVAAKPKARLGIGAVDPLMDDPVGQINQISDLGLVGVTMSPAGQGFHPTHSQAMRVYERCCELGMPIFITLHAPMDTQAVLEFGRPMLWDEVARNYPDLSILIGHLGHPWIDETLLLLDKHSGIYADVAGVASSPWQLYQALLSAQSLGVMNKLLFGSGFPRETPAKAIEYMYSVNQFSQGTGLPNVPRSLVRDIVERNSLACLGIDVELPTPQVEIDREIPVISEVGNQLTD from the coding sequence ATGATCATTGATCTTCATACTCAGATCTGGTCCCATCTTGACCAACTGGGGCCGAACGTGGCGGCCTTGTTTCGAGAGCGAGATAAGCAGCAGTCTGGTCGCTCTGATGGCGCCCCTCAGAGACATGAAAGAGAAATGCAGTGCGTCGATATCAGTGTGGTCCTGGGATACCGTTCACAGCGAACCGGTGCCCTTGTTCCAAATGAGCTGGTGGCTGAATATGTCGCGGCGAAGCCGAAGGCGAGGCTTGGAATAGGTGCTGTCGATCCCCTGATGGATGATCCTGTTGGTCAGATCAATCAGATCAGCGACCTAGGGCTTGTTGGCGTGACGATGTCACCTGCCGGCCAGGGGTTTCACCCTACTCACTCTCAGGCGATGCGAGTCTACGAGCGCTGTTGCGAGCTCGGCATGCCAATCTTCATCACACTTCATGCGCCAATGGATACACAGGCTGTGCTGGAATTTGGGCGACCAATGCTCTGGGATGAGGTTGCGAGGAACTATCCTGATCTCTCTATCCTCATTGGGCACCTGGGCCACCCATGGATTGATGAAACGCTGCTGCTGTTAGATAAGCATTCCGGTATCTATGCTGACGTCGCTGGCGTCGCATCTTCGCCATGGCAGCTCTATCAGGCGCTTCTGTCGGCCCAAAGTCTCGGTGTCATGAACAAACTGCTGTTTGGCTCCGGATTTCCTCGAGAGACGCCCGCCAAGGCCATTGAGTACATGTACTCAGTCAACCAGTTTAGTCAGGGCACAGGCTTGCCAAATGTGCCTCGTTCGCTCGTTCGTGATATTGTTGAGCGCAATAGCCTGGCATGTCTGGGCATTGATGTTGAGTTACCCACGCCTCAAGTGGAGATCGACAGGGAAATACCTGTGATTTCCGAAGTAGGCAATCAATTGACGGATTGA
- a CDS encoding M48 family metallopeptidase, with amino-acid sequence MSKRTKPDVRPKRSIHCRIGAAVCVALISLGGCTKNPATGRSQLLVLSQSQEIAIGREAAPELIKTYGGKLRNSAVQKYVTKVGKNIVQQVEGQYQDLPWTFTVLDSDVINAFALPGGQTFITRGLLERLDSESALAGVLAHEIGHVTGQHIDEQISHSTVAGAVIAGVGIAVGQDQDGIASYVPLFVNVGGQMYLLNFSRDHESEADTLGVRYMVEAGYDPEGMVDVLRVLGEASEGGLPPEFLSTHPHPDTRIETITRLLRGRYAFAVNNPEYKTGRGAYQKMLERL; translated from the coding sequence ATGAGTAAGCGAACCAAGCCAGACGTCCGGCCAAAGAGATCAATCCATTGCCGAATTGGGGCCGCGGTTTGTGTGGCCTTAATTAGTTTAGGCGGCTGTACGAAGAATCCCGCGACTGGGCGCAGTCAGCTGCTGGTCCTGAGTCAGAGTCAAGAAATTGCCATTGGGCGTGAGGCAGCGCCGGAGTTAATCAAAACATATGGGGGAAAGCTCCGCAATTCAGCAGTCCAGAAATATGTCACCAAGGTTGGCAAAAACATCGTTCAGCAAGTTGAGGGGCAATATCAGGATCTGCCTTGGACCTTCACGGTTCTTGATTCTGATGTGATCAATGCTTTTGCGCTCCCAGGAGGGCAAACATTTATTACCCGAGGATTGTTGGAGCGTCTCGATTCAGAGTCAGCGCTCGCCGGTGTTTTGGCTCATGAGATTGGACATGTCACAGGGCAACACATTGATGAGCAGATTTCTCACTCCACCGTTGCGGGCGCTGTGATCGCCGGTGTCGGGATTGCGGTCGGGCAAGATCAAGATGGCATCGCCTCCTATGTGCCCCTCTTTGTCAATGTGGGTGGCCAGATGTATTTGCTTAACTTCAGTCGCGACCATGAATCTGAAGCCGACACCTTGGGGGTTCGCTACATGGTGGAAGCTGGTTACGATCCCGAGGGTATGGTCGATGTTCTTCGGGTTCTGGGCGAGGCTTCCGAGGGCGGTTTGCCCCCAGAGTTTCTCTCAACGCACCCTCATCCCGATACGCGGATTGAAACCATTACGAGGTTGCTGAGAGGTCGGTATGCGTTTGCGGTGAATAATCCTGAATATAAAACTGGTCGGGGTGCCTATCAGAAGATGCTTGAGAGGCTCTGA
- the ubiE gene encoding bifunctional demethylmenaquinone methyltransferase/2-methoxy-6-polyprenyl-1,4-benzoquinol methylase UbiE produces MGNSPQQTGWSTSDLQADPHGNAGKAEKVSDMFTAIAPHYDLNNRLHSFGRDQAWRRALVRRASVKPSDRILDIACGTGDLTEAFARSNPTSVTGMDFNQAMLDVANQKMTRRRWPTHPTYVLGDAMDLPFESGSFDILSIAFGIRNVTSPEAAIREFHRVLAPGGRLLVLEFSEPQFTPFRLLNHFYCHHVMPRTASWIARDRSGAYRYLPRSIETFMSRKKMLDLLESGGFSDLSVHPMTMGICCIYQGLRCENNKG; encoded by the coding sequence ATGGGCAATTCACCACAACAAACTGGCTGGTCCACAAGTGATCTACAAGCAGACCCGCATGGCAATGCTGGTAAGGCTGAGAAAGTCAGCGACATGTTCACGGCCATTGCCCCACATTATGACCTCAATAATCGGCTTCACTCCTTTGGCCGAGATCAAGCTTGGCGACGGGCTTTGGTCAGAAGGGCCTCCGTAAAACCTTCAGATCGAATCCTTGATATCGCATGTGGCACCGGTGACCTCACCGAAGCTTTCGCACGCTCGAATCCTACTTCCGTGACAGGCATGGACTTCAACCAAGCCATGCTCGATGTTGCCAACCAGAAAATGACGAGGCGTCGCTGGCCCACACACCCCACCTATGTTCTTGGGGATGCCATGGACCTCCCTTTTGAATCCGGCAGCTTTGACATCTTGAGCATTGCCTTTGGCATTCGCAATGTCACCTCACCTGAGGCTGCAATCCGCGAGTTCCACCGTGTCTTAGCGCCTGGTGGCCGACTGCTTGTACTCGAATTTTCTGAACCACAATTCACACCTTTTCGTTTGCTCAATCATTTCTACTGTCACCATGTGATGCCTCGGACTGCAAGCTGGATTGCGCGGGACCGATCTGGTGCATACCGCTATCTTCCTCGATCAATTGAAACTTTTATGTCACGCAAAAAGATGCTGGACTTACTCGAATCAGGCGGCTTTAGTGACCTAAGCGTGCATCCCATGACCATGGGTATTTGCTGTATTTATCAAGGACTTCGATGCGAGAACAACAAAGGATGA
- the msrP gene encoding protein-methionine-sulfoxide reductase catalytic subunit MsrP — protein MTKKTDHKWQTSLTSDARTTSPDIVFSRRSVLKTMAISAGAGMALEMSACAANAQSDDLTSAEQAKVTAPPLQWPAGATVTENKSFPLPKTVPQKTTKKIVSASHNNFYEFLPGQGGFVYPLTDKFEVTPWKIEVTGQCNKPQTFDLDDIIKLGLEERLYTFRCVERWAMNVPWVGSPLSKLLEKVEPKSDAKYVAFVSADRPAQMPGIRMGGAGYQWPYHEALRMDEAMNELAMLVTGMYGQPLLKQNGSPVRIIVPWKYGYKNPKSIVRIELTEKQPATFWSGGPYKSEYGFLSNVNPNIPHPRWPQSTSFWLGSKPRETFPTPIFNGYGKYVSHLYPDEPTTPQKPLTRSETAR, from the coding sequence ATGACAAAGAAAACCGACCACAAATGGCAAACATCACTCACCAGTGACGCGCGTACCACTTCGCCTGACATCGTTTTTTCTCGCCGCTCAGTCCTTAAGACAATGGCGATCAGCGCTGGCGCCGGAATGGCCTTAGAGATGAGCGCCTGCGCCGCCAATGCACAGTCTGACGACCTGACGAGCGCCGAGCAGGCCAAAGTCACGGCGCCGCCATTGCAATGGCCGGCAGGCGCAACAGTCACAGAAAACAAGTCGTTCCCGCTACCAAAGACGGTTCCACAAAAAACCACGAAGAAAATCGTATCTGCTTCACATAATAATTTCTATGAGTTCTTGCCAGGACAAGGCGGCTTCGTCTATCCGTTAACAGACAAGTTCGAGGTCACACCCTGGAAAATAGAAGTCACAGGCCAATGCAACAAGCCACAGACATTTGATCTTGATGACATCATTAAACTTGGCCTTGAAGAACGACTCTACACATTCCGCTGTGTTGAGCGATGGGCCATGAATGTGCCTTGGGTTGGCTCGCCACTTTCCAAACTGCTAGAAAAAGTCGAGCCAAAATCAGATGCCAAGTATGTCGCATTCGTCTCGGCAGATCGACCAGCACAAATGCCAGGCATCCGAATGGGTGGCGCTGGTTACCAGTGGCCATACCATGAAGCTCTTCGCATGGATGAAGCCATGAATGAACTGGCAATGTTGGTCACTGGCATGTATGGGCAGCCACTCTTAAAGCAGAATGGAAGCCCAGTGCGAATCATTGTCCCTTGGAAGTATGGATACAAGAATCCAAAGTCAATCGTCCGGATTGAGTTGACGGAAAAGCAGCCAGCAACCTTCTGGTCAGGTGGACCGTACAAGAGTGAGTATGGTTTTCTTTCAAATGTTAATCCAAACATACCGCACCCACGATGGCCTCAATCAACCTCGTTCTGGCTCGGTTCTAAACCTCGAGAAACATTCCCAACACCAATCTTCAATGGCTATGGAAAGTACGTTTCTCACCTCTATCCAGATGAACCCACCACACCACAGAAACCATTAACACGCAGCGAGACTGCTCGCTAG
- a CDS encoding aspartate kinase, producing MATIIQKYGGSSLSDPERIMQCAARAHAVSQQGHQVVVVVSAMGRTTDHLLDLARQVSHHPGRIELDTLMATGEQVSTALMAMALKDHGADAICLTGRQLGITTDDAHGRARVQSVDRAGIQAHLDAGRVVVAAGFQGVTNEGHITTLGRGGSDITAVVLAATLGVGTQKEPYSDTELKSGGAHEAPSGTCEILTDVDGIYTADPRHVTNARRLDEIPYELMVELATLGAAVVHPRAVMIAQRYGVPVHVRHSALPGPGTRIVKESHLMEEVAVIGGALTPDLARIHVRGLPGDASAHASFYERLDEADLLIHDLSQHSRATGDPADSAVRFTVARENLQETREMVDQALADYGQVDVHVEIDLARVSVVGAHLGSSSKGTATMLSSLAEAGINVSAITTTPVKISCLVREADGPNALKVIHDAFRLDTQPQQRAGTETRQARAN from the coding sequence ATGGCAACAATCATTCAGAAGTACGGCGGCTCCTCACTCAGCGACCCAGAGCGCATTATGCAATGTGCAGCTCGGGCCCATGCGGTCTCTCAGCAGGGGCACCAAGTCGTTGTGGTTGTCTCGGCAATGGGGCGTACCACCGATCATCTTCTTGATCTCGCCCGACAGGTCAGCCATCATCCAGGACGTATCGAGCTCGATACGCTGATGGCCACCGGCGAGCAGGTCTCCACAGCCCTCATGGCCATGGCTCTCAAGGATCATGGGGCTGATGCCATTTGTCTGACAGGGCGTCAGTTGGGCATTACCACGGACGACGCCCATGGCCGGGCACGAGTCCAGTCCGTCGACCGTGCTGGAATACAAGCCCATTTAGATGCTGGGCGGGTCGTGGTCGCAGCTGGCTTCCAAGGCGTGACCAACGAGGGCCATATCACCACGCTCGGTCGTGGTGGCTCAGACATTACTGCCGTGGTATTGGCCGCCACGTTGGGGGTTGGTACCCAAAAAGAGCCCTATTCTGATACCGAACTCAAAAGTGGGGGGGCACATGAGGCCCCATCCGGCACCTGTGAGATCCTGACAGATGTCGATGGCATCTACACAGCAGACCCACGGCATGTCACCAATGCACGCCGACTTGATGAAATCCCATACGAGCTCATGGTCGAGCTCGCAACTCTTGGTGCGGCGGTTGTACACCCTCGCGCCGTCATGATTGCGCAACGCTATGGCGTGCCGGTCCATGTCAGGCATAGTGCCTTGCCAGGCCCGGGAACGCGGATCGTAAAGGAGTCACACCTCATGGAAGAGGTTGCTGTTATCGGTGGCGCTTTGACGCCAGATCTTGCTCGAATTCATGTGAGAGGCCTCCCAGGCGACGCAAGTGCCCACGCGTCGTTTTACGAGCGCCTCGATGAAGCCGATCTCCTCATTCACGACCTTTCACAGCACTCCAGGGCCACCGGAGATCCCGCAGATTCTGCAGTGCGATTCACGGTTGCTCGCGAGAACCTTCAGGAGACGCGTGAGATGGTTGATCAGGCCCTGGCCGACTATGGCCAAGTCGATGTCCATGTGGAGATAGACCTTGCCCGAGTCTCCGTGGTTGGTGCCCACCTTGGCTCCAGCTCAAAAGGCACAGCTACCATGCTCAGTAGCCTTGCAGAGGCCGGCATCAATGTCTCAGCCATTACAACGACGCCAGTCAAAATCTCATGTCTTGTCAGGGAGGCCGATGGCCCCAACGCCCTGAAGGTCATCCACGATGCATTCCGCCTGGACACCCAACCACAACAGCGGGCTGGCACAGAGACACGACAAGCCCGGGCTAATTAG
- a CDS encoding DUF3524 domain-containing protein, which translates to MGQSLSILAFEPFDTGSHQATRQAISRHSRHQWRWLTRPGRAWKWRMRLGSLELLQQIRLLGQEIEQQRFDAVFATSLLNLGDLRAGLPSPMRMIPVAFYLHENQAAYPSRRIEGVEKEAQKTWDAQFALTNLTSCAAADMVLFNSRFNRHSFIEGIRALVAHSPDAELGSLIDRIESNAQVAWPPVEVPEDLEPDRLERGINKPTLVVWPHRWEHDKGPDELLEIAMRLSEPLDLRWIILGESFRDIPPSMRQLKQSLAGRIEHWGYVPERCDYWSLLNKADWVLSTADHEFFGIAVVEALFAGCLPWLPNRLSYPELLPTQAQGLAPTNPPACPSDLRREIAQHLEPARAQAAVARLDDLMERMVQASQ; encoded by the coding sequence ATGGGACAGTCGCTTTCTATACTCGCATTTGAGCCATTTGATACGGGGTCACACCAGGCAACTCGGCAAGCAATATCACGGCACTCTCGGCATCAGTGGAGATGGCTGACGCGCCCCGGACGAGCATGGAAATGGCGAATGAGGTTGGGCAGCCTTGAGCTCTTGCAACAAATACGATTGCTGGGGCAAGAGATAGAGCAGCAACGTTTTGATGCAGTTTTTGCGACCAGCTTGTTGAATCTCGGTGACCTCAGGGCAGGCTTGCCATCACCAATGCGAATGATTCCCGTCGCGTTCTATCTTCACGAGAACCAGGCTGCTTACCCAAGCCGTCGAATCGAAGGCGTCGAAAAAGAAGCCCAGAAAACATGGGATGCCCAATTTGCTCTCACCAATCTTACGAGTTGCGCTGCAGCAGACATGGTGCTGTTCAATTCTCGTTTCAACCGCCATAGTTTTATAGAGGGCATTCGTGCCTTGGTTGCCCATAGTCCAGATGCCGAGCTAGGCAGCCTTATCGATCGCATTGAGTCAAATGCTCAAGTCGCATGGCCACCTGTTGAGGTGCCCGAAGATTTAGAGCCCGATCGCCTTGAGCGTGGTATTAACAAGCCGACTTTGGTGGTTTGGCCACATCGTTGGGAGCACGACAAGGGGCCTGATGAGCTTTTGGAAATAGCGATGCGTTTATCCGAGCCCTTGGATCTAAGGTGGATCATTCTCGGAGAGTCTTTTCGAGACATCCCACCATCAATGCGGCAACTGAAACAATCTTTGGCTGGACGGATTGAACACTGGGGTTATGTTCCTGAGCGTTGCGACTATTGGAGCCTCCTCAATAAAGCCGACTGGGTGCTCTCGACGGCTGACCATGAGTTCTTTGGGATTGCCGTCGTCGAAGCTTTGTTTGCTGGGTGCTTGCCGTGGCTTCCAAACCGATTGAGTTATCCTGAGTTGCTTCCAACCCAAGCCCAAGGACTCGCGCCAACGAATCCGCCTGCCTGTCCATCTGATCTTCGTCGTGAAATCGCCCAGCACCTGGAGCCTGCAAGAGCCCAGGCGGCCGTCGCAAGACTTGATGATCTGATGGAGCGAATGGTTCAAGCGAGCCAGTAA
- a CDS encoding transcriptional repressor, which translates to MTNEPQPSISLPESIDLAAMTPLCSIFRRYLKSQNLKYTPERADILNAIIERDEIFEADELMRTLRSQGHRVSKATIYRTIKLLQDAGIITGALFDSKQEHYQLIYGRSPIDTMVCIKTGKTRQFNAPELNALRDRLCKEAGWSAVGHRFQIYGISEEAQSTTSD; encoded by the coding sequence GTGACGAACGAACCTCAGCCATCAATTTCTCTTCCAGAATCAATCGACCTCGCTGCCATGACGCCGCTGTGTTCGATCTTTCGTCGCTACTTGAAATCTCAAAATCTCAAGTACACGCCTGAGCGAGCTGACATACTCAATGCGATTATTGAACGCGATGAGATTTTTGAAGCGGACGAACTGATGCGAACACTTCGGTCACAAGGCCACCGTGTCTCCAAGGCAACCATCTATCGAACAATCAAGCTACTACAAGACGCCGGAATCATTACTGGCGCCCTTTTTGACTCAAAGCAAGAGCACTACCAACTCATCTATGGCCGCTCTCCGATCGATACTATGGTTTGCATCAAGACGGGCAAGACTCGGCAATTCAATGCCCCCGAACTCAACGCACTCCGAGATCGTCTGTGCAAAGAGGCTGGCTGGAGTGCTGTTGGCCACCGCTTCCAAATCTATGGCATTAGCGAAGAAGCCCAAAGCACCACCAGCGACTAA
- the tsaE gene encoding tRNA (adenosine(37)-N6)-threonylcarbamoyltransferase complex ATPase subunit type 1 TsaE → MNTFQGHPMQTEFFTECPEQTQSLAGRLAVALPRGGCVALVGDLGAGKTCFVQGLLEGLGGDAAMANSPTFVISSEHPCGEQAQLAHIDAYRLSGEDELASIGWSELVADPETWIAVEWADRIAGQLPASSITVTIEHVGQSQRRIIIKWPPAAGALPDWLQNAASSQVCVVCGVAIDQDSIPFCSDRCKMADLGRWFSGSYTLSRPLKDVDWEDA, encoded by the coding sequence ATGAACACATTTCAAGGGCACCCAATGCAGACTGAGTTCTTTACAGAATGTCCTGAGCAGACCCAGTCCTTGGCAGGGCGACTCGCTGTCGCACTGCCGCGTGGCGGATGCGTGGCTTTGGTGGGGGATCTGGGTGCCGGAAAGACGTGTTTTGTCCAGGGGTTACTCGAGGGATTGGGCGGCGACGCGGCTATGGCCAATAGTCCGACGTTTGTCATTTCAAGTGAGCACCCCTGCGGTGAGCAGGCTCAGTTGGCTCATATCGATGCCTATCGTCTTAGTGGTGAGGATGAATTAGCCAGTATCGGCTGGTCAGAACTTGTGGCCGATCCAGAAACCTGGATTGCAGTGGAGTGGGCCGATCGTATTGCCGGGCAGCTTCCCGCTTCAAGTATTACGGTGACGATCGAGCATGTTGGTCAGAGCCAGCGACGGATCATCATCAAATGGCCACCAGCGGCAGGGGCTCTACCTGATTGGCTGCAGAATGCGGCGTCTTCTCAAGTGTGTGTGGTCTGCGGGGTGGCTATTGACCAGGATTCCATTCCGTTTTGCAGTGATCGCTGCAAGATGGCAGATCTTGGCCGTTGGTTTAGTGGGTCTTACACCTTGTCGCGACCGCTGAAGGACGTTGATTGGGAAGATGCATAA
- the thiL gene encoding thiamine-phosphate kinase, with the protein MRESELLSHIFKKTPGPTGPVVVGPGDDMAQLKLDEMNLLIGVDQVIAGRHVDISRVGPELVGRKAVCRCLSDVAAMGAKPIAGVVTVAIPTGDEMINDAWIKKLSDSVHQVGQSFGCPIVGGDIAVLPEKGQALVLTVTVLATSNDGRVLLRSGAEVGDGVYVTGELGRTLEADGHGHHLHFVPRIELSLRLKKVLGEDLHAMIDLSDGLARDAGHIAKASGVGIELEGAMIPRRNGASLHEAIADGEDYELCFTSSSAVNEVDGIPVARVGTVVDAARCHPCRVIVNDGATSQCVDDLGYEHISRAPNAD; encoded by the coding sequence ATGCGTGAATCAGAATTACTCTCGCACATTTTCAAGAAGACCCCCGGTCCAACTGGGCCAGTGGTGGTCGGTCCAGGTGATGACATGGCTCAGCTCAAGCTAGATGAGATGAATCTTCTCATTGGTGTTGATCAGGTCATTGCAGGTCGGCACGTAGACATCAGTCGGGTCGGGCCAGAACTCGTTGGTCGAAAGGCAGTTTGTCGTTGTCTCAGTGATGTGGCTGCGATGGGGGCGAAGCCGATTGCAGGCGTCGTCACGGTGGCAATTCCAACCGGTGATGAAATGATCAATGACGCATGGATTAAGAAGCTCTCTGATTCGGTACATCAGGTGGGGCAGTCCTTCGGTTGTCCTATTGTTGGCGGTGATATTGCGGTGCTTCCGGAAAAGGGGCAGGCATTGGTTTTGACGGTAACCGTCTTGGCAACCAGCAATGATGGCCGGGTGCTTCTGCGGAGCGGTGCAGAAGTTGGTGATGGTGTTTATGTGACAGGTGAACTAGGTCGTACACTTGAGGCCGATGGGCACGGGCATCACTTACATTTCGTGCCGCGGATTGAATTATCGCTGCGTCTAAAGAAGGTTCTGGGAGAAGATCTCCATGCGATGATCGATCTCAGTGATGGTCTCGCACGGGATGCGGGACACATTGCCAAGGCATCTGGGGTTGGTATCGAGCTCGAAGGGGCCATGATTCCCCGAAGGAACGGTGCGTCACTCCATGAAGCAATTGCTGATGGAGAAGACTATGAACTGTGCTTTACATCCTCGTCAGCTGTCAATGAGGTCGATGGCATTCCAGTGGCGCGCGTGGGAACAGTTGTAGATGCCGCGCGATGTCATCCGTGTCGTGTGATCGTCAATGATGGCGCCACCTCCCAGTGTGTTGATGACCTTGGCTATGAACACATTTCAAGGGCACCCAATGCAGACTGA